Proteins from one Belonocnema kinseyi isolate 2016_QV_RU_SX_M_011 chromosome 8, B_treatae_v1, whole genome shotgun sequence genomic window:
- the LOC117178389 gene encoding cilia- and flagella-associated protein 221-like isoform X1, protein MPKNDEAKVSTIFKCDHKDEFDKKDKVKEESKKKSIVITPQQLKFTFFRTNMKTQQKIVQITNYSSKPCPLLISPPGTCYFKITSKTLKEWLNPGYSFELKIRFIPDEIRHYHDSIKIQEFEKRYSILKLSAAPSCEINYPKTVDFGKVPLAATVSYKIPIHSDPMKKISFAVFPLSEIQCCLHIYPLYGSLKPGQNPIFLNVEYQALRYITATFQIQLFIPEICKSPFLINFIAYTYPGLQREKLEEVIEVPLENQKEPKKTNSVSEPIKLENKITSTSLHFSQQKKEKKKIQNYEYKLFKKLGKIPAFSLHGVNLIMNARLKKVHDEFELRGPLSMYKCDTMKEKMNHQNEFLHKSEQLLKLNENARNNHKPKLGESLSDSYNEKFDSILAKRKQHSFEYKNKLITTTKEELLQRPKVIKIRQRTLRSCTENFEKITTHQLSCDWFLRYTIIAHFIQAARIIILKNRLKKVLSLLRKLTPEIVERIEKLIDKERN, encoded by the exons ATGCCAAAAAATGATGAAGCAAAAGTATCGACAATTTTTAAATGtgaccacaaagatgaatttgataaaaaag ACAAAGTTAAAgaagaatcgaaaaaaaaatcaattgtaatCACTccacaacaattaaaatttaccttttttcgaaCGAATATGAAAACGCAACAGAAAATAGTGCAAATAACGAATTACTCATCTAAACCTTGTCCTCTTTTAATTTCTCCTCCGGGaacttgttattttaaaattacttcaaaaactCTTAAG gaaTGGTTGAATCCAGGTTAcagtttcgaattaaaaattcgtttcataccCGATGAAATTCGACATTATCACGATTCGATAAAAATCCAAGAATTTGAGAAaagatattctattttaaaattatcagcAGCACCTTCATGTGAAATTAATTATCCAAAAACTGTGGACTTTGGAAAAGTTCCTTTGGCTGCCAC CGTTTCTTATAAGATACCAATTCACTCTGATcccatgaaaaaaatttctttcgctGTTTTTCCTTTGTCAGAAATCCAATGTTGCCTGCATATCTATCCTCTATatg GATCTTTGAAGCCAGGACAAAATCCTATTTTTCTTAATGTCGAATACCAAGCATTGCGGTACATCACTGCAACattccaaattcaattatttataccCGAAATATGTAAATCGCcttttctgataaattttatcGCTTACACTTATCCTGGTCTTCAacg AGAGAAGTTAGAAGAAGTGATTGAAGTACCTCTTGAGAATCAGAAAGAGCCCAAGAAGACAAATTCTGTGTCGGAGCCCATTAAATTAGAGAATAAAATTACTTCGACTTCTTtacatttttctcaacaaaaaaaggaaaagaaaaaaattcagaattatgaatataaattattcaaaaagttggGAAAAATACCCGCATTTTCCTTGCATGGAGTAAATTTGATTATGAATGCTCGTTTAAAAAAGGTACACGATGAATTCGAATTACGAG GACCTCTTAGTATGTACAAATGTGATACAATGAAGGAAAAAATGAACcaccaaaatgaatttttgcataAATCTGAACAACTCTTAAAACTGAATGAAAATGCAAGAAATAACCACAAGCCGAAATTAGGTGAAAGTTTGTCCGATTCCTATAACGAAAAGTTTGATTCGATTCTTGCAAAACGAAAGCAACATtcctttgaatacaaaaataaacttataaCAACAACGAAAGAAGAATTGCTTCAGAGGCCAAAAGTTATTAAAATCAGACAGCGAACCCTCAGATCTTGTACCgaa aattttgagaaaatcacCACACACCAGTTAAGCTGTGATTGGTTTTTACGTTACACTATTATTGCTCATTTTATCCAAGCtgcaagaattataattttgaaaaatcgtttgaaaaaagttttaagtctTCTGAGAAAATTGACCCCGGAAATCGTCGAACGAATTGAGAAGTTGATTGACAAGGaaagaaattga
- the LOC117178389 gene encoding cilia- and flagella-associated protein 221-like isoform X2: protein MKTQQKIVQITNYSSKPCPLLISPPGTCYFKITSKTLKEWLNPGYSFELKIRFIPDEIRHYHDSIKIQEFEKRYSILKLSAAPSCEINYPKTVDFGKVPLAATVSYKIPIHSDPMKKISFAVFPLSEIQCCLHIYPLYGSLKPGQNPIFLNVEYQALRYITATFQIQLFIPEICKSPFLINFIAYTYPGLQREKLEEVIEVPLENQKEPKKTNSVSEPIKLENKITSTSLHFSQQKKEKKKIQNYEYKLFKKLGKIPAFSLHGVNLIMNARLKKVHDEFELRGPLSMYKCDTMKEKMNHQNEFLHKSEQLLKLNENARNNHKPKLGESLSDSYNEKFDSILAKRKQHSFEYKNKLITTTKEELLQRPKVIKIRQRTLRSCTENFEKITTHQLSCDWFLRYTIIAHFIQAARIIILKNRLKKVLSLLRKLTPEIVERIEKLIDKERN, encoded by the exons ATGAAAACGCAACAGAAAATAGTGCAAATAACGAATTACTCATCTAAACCTTGTCCTCTTTTAATTTCTCCTCCGGGaacttgttattttaaaattacttcaaaaactCTTAAG gaaTGGTTGAATCCAGGTTAcagtttcgaattaaaaattcgtttcataccCGATGAAATTCGACATTATCACGATTCGATAAAAATCCAAGAATTTGAGAAaagatattctattttaaaattatcagcAGCACCTTCATGTGAAATTAATTATCCAAAAACTGTGGACTTTGGAAAAGTTCCTTTGGCTGCCAC CGTTTCTTATAAGATACCAATTCACTCTGATcccatgaaaaaaatttctttcgctGTTTTTCCTTTGTCAGAAATCCAATGTTGCCTGCATATCTATCCTCTATatg GATCTTTGAAGCCAGGACAAAATCCTATTTTTCTTAATGTCGAATACCAAGCATTGCGGTACATCACTGCAACattccaaattcaattatttataccCGAAATATGTAAATCGCcttttctgataaattttatcGCTTACACTTATCCTGGTCTTCAacg AGAGAAGTTAGAAGAAGTGATTGAAGTACCTCTTGAGAATCAGAAAGAGCCCAAGAAGACAAATTCTGTGTCGGAGCCCATTAAATTAGAGAATAAAATTACTTCGACTTCTTtacatttttctcaacaaaaaaaggaaaagaaaaaaattcagaattatgaatataaattattcaaaaagttggGAAAAATACCCGCATTTTCCTTGCATGGAGTAAATTTGATTATGAATGCTCGTTTAAAAAAGGTACACGATGAATTCGAATTACGAG GACCTCTTAGTATGTACAAATGTGATACAATGAAGGAAAAAATGAACcaccaaaatgaatttttgcataAATCTGAACAACTCTTAAAACTGAATGAAAATGCAAGAAATAACCACAAGCCGAAATTAGGTGAAAGTTTGTCCGATTCCTATAACGAAAAGTTTGATTCGATTCTTGCAAAACGAAAGCAACATtcctttgaatacaaaaataaacttataaCAACAACGAAAGAAGAATTGCTTCAGAGGCCAAAAGTTATTAAAATCAGACAGCGAACCCTCAGATCTTGTACCgaa aattttgagaaaatcacCACACACCAGTTAAGCTGTGATTGGTTTTTACGTTACACTATTATTGCTCATTTTATCCAAGCtgcaagaattataattttgaaaaatcgtttgaaaaaagttttaagtctTCTGAGAAAATTGACCCCGGAAATCGTCGAACGAATTGAGAAGTTGATTGACAAGGaaagaaattga
- the LOC117177666 gene encoding protein CIP2A homolog, whose protein sequence is MEKYQHIRAFINAVNEYSKHPSEGTTSVLQMNLGVISASIDMSIFDPGSCIAADFYVSLHELMNTLGSKTTLLWSAVDVLQTACRNTAARQALTHTYKFAPILTRLLEAPNLTAEKRVRALKLLQELTYGIKISWQETHLPYLITTLTQWVSQSTEEEVLALSLGVLSNLCYKNLPAVYTLMRTIDSKTFIRTLIKHQSRNINTRVQCCKLLIILEHMNTELSEKSILDFTQVTFKSIIEALTKRDVLLLRHIVDFFEDVRQSDHSRLVLLSYTEYAKDVKKILQSLEGDCDPECVALMMEFLQSLVKLKITVLVSLYPLCIKAATSYVPVEQVSSKALALIRTIVIDSRRTKSISDVLAELDLSILMLIINSDDDQSSGKSEDRSAETIARLNELMQLLQEIVKIDNLRQKVFHVFTDQAMRKLLKPILEDEDRDKSTNCPDNLFPDQSTTFYVHALALTSEMAQTNSDWLTLYSELMRKKQIHMTMALALFTGDEEVKQKVLQLPSTVCFPQECLSTVAHCMGELESLVLVRGGTNNTMESIGRHSSQYAATEMMPFMSLVQEDRLNVCIDKLKEAYDTNKINDVTTSAVIELYEYKLAAIRNAERANQASLEAANNRVTSLQHQLAQVIAESRKLHQLLFRSQQSLEGLQKEKIAFTNRIQEVEKESKRTYAVHTQESESLKKIVSEKSTQIAKLENVVREQKEDLEACKNKIEALTKKIAKCESDYVAADKKCQELSSKNHEMTKTLHKMQDGLSKKEQIIEEKNAEIASVQDDKGALKQEMQQMTHQCHRYQGIIKEKEEMIQKLKSELTDFSRMRDMIFELTAKKKEDLNSS, encoded by the exons ATGGAGAAATATCAGCACATCAGAGCATTTATCAATGCAGTCAATGAATATTCCAAACACCCAAGCGAAGGTACAACTTCAGTTCTTCAAATGAATCTTGGG GTGATAAGTGCATCGATAGATATGAGTATATTCGATCCAGGAAGTTGCATAGCTGCCGATTTTTACGTGAGCCTACACGAATTAATGAATACGTTAGGTTCAAAAACTACTTTACTCTGGAGTGCTGTCGATGTTTTACAAACCGCATGTCGAAATACAGCCGCGAGACAAGCCCTGACCCATACCTACAAATTCGCACCAATTTTAACAAGGCTCCTAGAA GCGCCGAATTTAACAGCAGAAAAGCGAGTGCGAGCTCTAAAGCTTCTTCAAGAACTGACCTATGGAATAAAAATCTCCTGGCAGGAGACGCATTTGCCCTATTTAATAACTACTCTGACTCAGTGGGTATCTCAATCAACAGAGGAAGAGGTCCTCGCTCTTTCTCTAGGAGTTCTATCCAATCTCTGCTACAAAAATCTTCCAGCTGTTTATACTCTGATGAGAACTATCGACTCCAAGACGTTTATTCGGACATTAATTAAACACCAAAGTCGAAATATTAATACGAGGGTTCAGTGCTGCAAATTGCTGATCATTCTTGAACACATGAACACAGAGCTTTCTGAGAAATCCATTCTTGATTTTACACAAGTCACTTTTAAAAGCATAATTGAGGCTTTGACGAAAAGGGACGTGTTGCTCTTGAGACACATAGTTGACTTTTTTGAAGATGTGAGGCAGAGCGATCACTCAAGATTGGTTTTACTTTCTTATACTGA ATACGCGAAGGACGTCAAGAAAATTCTCCAAAGTTTGGAGGGTGATTGCGATCCGGAATGTGTGGCTCTAATGATGGAATTTCTGCAGTCGTTGGTGAAATTGAAAATAACAGTTCTAGTATCTTTGTATCCCCTCTGCATAAAAGCGGCTACTTCTTATGTACCTGTAGAACaa GTATCTTCGAAAGCTCTCGCATTAATAAGAACTATCGTGATAGATTCACGTCGAACAAAATCAATATCAGACGTCTTGGCAGAACTCGATCTATCAATTTTGATGCTTATAATAAATTCCGACGACGATCAGTCTTCAGGGAAAAGTGAAGACCGTAGTGCTGAAACCATCGCCAGGTTGAACGAATTGATGCAACTGCTGCAAGAAATCGTCAAAATCGACAATCTCAGGCAAAAAGTCTTCCACGTTTTCACGGATCAAGCGATGAGGAAGTTACTAAAGCCAATTCTTGAAGACGAGGATCGAGACAAAAGCACGAATTGTCCTGACAATCTTTTTCca GATCAGTCGACGACTTTTTACGTTCATGCTTTGGCCTTGACCTCGGAAATGGCGCAAACAAATTCTGACTGGTTGACTTTGTACTCGGAACTAATGAGAAAGAAGCAAATACACATGACGATGGCCCTGGCGTTATTCACTGGTGACGAGGAGGTTAAGCAGAAGGTCCTTCAGTTGCCCTCCACAGTATGCTTTCCACAGGAATG TCTTTCCACAGTGGCTCACTGCATGGGTGAGTTGGAATCCTTAGTTCTCGTTCGAGGTGGGACGAATAATACGATGGAATCCATAGGAAGACATTCTAGTCAATATGCTGCAACGGAAATGATGCCTTTCATGTCCCTCGTCCAAGAGGATCGATTAAATGTTTGCATCGATAAACTTAAGGAGGCGTACGATACGAATAAAATTAATGATGTTACCACTTCTGCTGTTATTGAACTCTATGAATATAAG CTGGCAGCGATTAGGAACGCGGAAAGAGCAAACCAAGCTAGTTTAGAAGCAGCAAATAATCGAGTTACGAGTCTTCAGCATCAACTAGCGCAAGTAATCGCTGAATCGAGAAAATTGCATCAACTGCTATTCCGTTCGCAGCAATCTTTAGAAGGACTACAAAAAGAGAAGATTGCTTTCACGAATAGGATTCAAGAAGTCGAAAAAGAAAGCAAACGGACCTACGCTGTCCACACACAG GAAAGCGAGAGTCTGAAGAAAATAGTTTCCGAGAAGTCAACTCAGATagcaaaattagaaaatgtgGTTCGAGAACAAAAAGAGGATTTGGaagcatgcaaaaataaaatcgaggccctaacaaaaaaaattgcaaagtgcGAAAGTGATTATGTAGCAGCGGATAAAAAGTGTCAAGAGCTAAGTAGCAAAAATCATGAAATGACGAAGACTCTTCATAAAATGCAGGATGGTTTGAGTAAAAAAGAACAG ATCATTGAGGAGAAAAATGCAGAGATAGCATCAGTGCAAGACGATAAAGGCGCCTTGAAGCAAGAAATGCAGCAGATGACTCACCAGTGTCACAGATATCAAGGAATCATCAAAGAAAAAGAGGAGATGATACAAAAATTGAAGTCTGAGTTGACTGATTTCAGTCGAATGCGAGACATGATCTTCGAACTCACTGCAAAAAAGAAGGAAGACCTGAATTCATCGTAA